A window from Solanum stenotomum isolate F172 chromosome 5, ASM1918654v1, whole genome shotgun sequence encodes these proteins:
- the LOC125863686 gene encoding uncharacterized protein LOC125863686 has product MSNLSKLEFVALDISGKNYLSWVLDAEIHLTAKGLGDCIIEGNKASSQDKAKAMIFLRHHLDESLKVEYLTMKDPIELWIGLKGRYDHLKATVLPRARYEWMHLRFQDYKTVIEYNSVVFRITSQLKLCGEVTKDEDMLEKTLTTFHASNMILQQQYREKGFKKYSELISCLLVAEQHNDLLMKNHEARPTGSAPLPEAHGVEAHGQSEIRQNNRGHDNVRGRGKGKRRYNNRRGGGHNKRENNMGSQNNPSKGKGDHCHRCGLKGHWKNECRAPEHFVRLYQNSFKRKGNKGGASSYNARVESHLTLKDDAQAGSSQKYDENVEANLALKDNAFDGLDDITHLEAEDFFGDRN; this is encoded by the coding sequence atgTCGAATTTATCAAAGCTTGAATTTGTGGCACTTGACATTTCTGGAAAGAACTATTTGTCATGGGTACTTGATGCTGAAATTCACCTTACCGCTAAGGGTCTTGGTGATTGTATAATCGAAGGAAATAAGGCATCAAGTCAGGATAAAGCGAAAGCTATGATTTTCCTTCGTCATCATCTTGATGAAAGTCTGAAGGTTGAATACTTAACAATGAAAGATCCAATTGAATTGTGGATAGGTTTGAAAGGGAGGTATGACCACCTCAAGGCAACGGTATTGCCAAGGGCTCGTTATGAGTGGATGCACTTACGGTTTCAAGATTATAAAACCGTAATTGAGTATAACTCTGTTGTATTTAGAATCACTTCCCAATTAAAATTATGTGGGGAAGTTACAAAAGATGAGGACATGTTGGAAAAGACACTAACTACTTTCCATGCCTCCAATATGATATTACAGCAGCAATACCGTGAAAAGggttttaaaaaatactctGAATTAATCTCATGCCTTCTGGTGGCTGAGCAACATAATGaccttttaatgaaaaatcatgaaGCCCGTCCCACTGGAAGTGCTCCATTACCGGAGGCCCACGGGGTAGAAGCACACGGTCAATCtgaaataagacaaaataatcGGGGCCATGATAATGTGCGTGGACGTGGCAAAGGCAAAAGACGATATAATAATCGTCGAGGTGGTGGTCATAACAAAAGGGAGAACAATATGGGTTCTCaaaataatccttcaaaagGCAAGGGCGATCACTGTCATCGTTGTGGCCTTAAAGGTCACTGGAAAAATGAATGTCGGGCACCTGAGCATTTTGTCAGGCTGTATCAAAATTCCTTTAAAAGGAAAGGGAATAAAGGTGGTGCCTCCTCTTATAATGCTCGAGTGGAGTCACATTTGACTCTCAAAGATGATGCTCAGGCAGGGTCTTCTCAAAAATatgatgagaatgttgaggcGAATTTAGCATTGAAAGATAATGCTTTTGATGGGCTCGATGATATTACTCATCTAGAAGCTGAGGACTTCTTCGGGGATCGCAACTGA